One window from the genome of Nicotiana sylvestris chromosome 9, ASM39365v2, whole genome shotgun sequence encodes:
- the LOC138878236 gene encoding uncharacterized protein → MTIKIVVGGFTLNIISVYAPQAGLDKEFKRHFWEDLDEMCISEAAREVLGVSKGYSGGHKRDWWWNGEVQRKVETKKEAYLKIVESIDKEEKRANRENYKLAKKEVRQSVTPTKNAAFSHLYEEL, encoded by the exons ATGACTATTAAGATAGTTGTTGGAGGTTTTACTTTGAATATAATCTCTGTATACGCACCCCAAGCAGGCTTGGATAAGGAATTCAAGAGGCATTTCTGGGAGGATTTGGATGAGATG TGCATTAGCGAAGCCGCGAGAGAGGTATTAGGGGTCTCAAAGGGATACTCTGGTGGTCACAAgagagattggtggtggaatggagAGGTGCAAAGAAAAGTGGAAACCAAGAAAGAGGCATATCTGAAGATAGTTGAAAGTATAGACAAGGAGGAGAAGAGGGCGAATAGGGAGAATTATAAGTTGGCTAAGAAAGAGGTAAGGCAATCGGTTACGCCAACCAAGAATGCAGCATTTAGTCATTTGTATGAGGAGCTCTAG